One window of Microbacterium sp. 1S1 genomic DNA carries:
- a CDS encoding NAD(P)H-quinone dehydrogenase, with protein MESMSSTTFERTQRVAVLGGGPGGYEAALAAAQLGAEVTLVERVGVGGSAVLTDVVPSKSLIATADAAVAISEASDLGVNFYAKGDNGKPLKPEIAINLAAVNKRLVALAGQQSEDMRTTLLDAGVRILSGHGRLEGPNAIVVSTGERGTDFDRVEADTIVVAVGASPRELDSAKPDGKRILTWTQLYDMKALPEHLIVVGSGVTGAEFASAYMNLGAKVTLVSSREQVLPGEDQDAARVLEKVFKRGGMQVLSKSRAEKVEVTGDGVTVTLSDGRTVEGSHCLMAVGSVPNTAGIGLEEAGVELDDSGHVRVNRVARTSVPNVYAVGDCTNFFPLASVASMQGRTAVFHALGDIVIPLELIKITSNIFTAPEIATVGYGVKDVEDGLADGMVYKLPLAANPRAKMMGIKDGFVKLIARKGSGTVIGGVIVAPKASELIYPIAIAVERRLTVDQVSRVFAAYPSLSSSITDASRAMHLVNIS; from the coding sequence ATGGAGAGCATGTCTTCCACCACTTTCGAGCGCACTCAGCGCGTCGCCGTCCTCGGCGGCGGACCCGGCGGTTACGAGGCGGCCCTGGCGGCGGCCCAGCTCGGAGCGGAGGTCACCCTCGTCGAGCGCGTCGGTGTCGGCGGGTCTGCCGTGCTCACCGACGTGGTGCCCTCGAAGAGCCTCATCGCGACCGCGGACGCCGCGGTCGCGATCTCCGAGGCCAGCGACCTCGGCGTGAACTTCTACGCCAAGGGCGACAACGGCAAGCCGCTCAAGCCGGAGATCGCCATCAACCTCGCCGCCGTGAACAAGCGGCTCGTGGCGCTGGCCGGTCAGCAGTCCGAGGACATGCGCACGACGCTCCTCGACGCGGGCGTCCGGATCCTGTCCGGGCACGGCCGCCTGGAGGGTCCGAACGCCATCGTCGTCTCGACGGGGGAGCGCGGCACCGACTTCGACCGCGTCGAGGCCGACACCATCGTCGTCGCGGTCGGCGCCTCGCCGCGGGAGCTGGACTCCGCCAAGCCCGATGGCAAGCGCATCCTCACGTGGACGCAGCTCTACGACATGAAGGCGCTGCCCGAGCACCTGATCGTCGTCGGCTCCGGCGTCACGGGGGCCGAGTTCGCTTCGGCCTATATGAACCTCGGCGCGAAGGTCACGCTCGTCTCGAGCCGCGAGCAGGTGCTCCCCGGCGAGGACCAGGATGCCGCGCGCGTGCTGGAGAAGGTGTTCAAGCGCGGTGGCATGCAGGTGCTGTCCAAGTCGCGGGCCGAGAAGGTCGAGGTCACCGGAGACGGCGTCACCGTGACCCTGTCGGACGGACGCACGGTCGAGGGCAGCCACTGCCTCATGGCGGTCGGGTCCGTCCCGAACACGGCCGGCATCGGGCTGGAGGAGGCCGGCGTCGAGCTCGACGACTCGGGCCACGTCCGGGTGAACCGCGTCGCACGCACTTCGGTACCGAACGTCTACGCGGTCGGAGACTGCACGAACTTCTTCCCGCTGGCCTCGGTGGCCTCGATGCAGGGCCGCACGGCGGTGTTCCACGCGCTGGGCGACATCGTCATCCCGCTCGAGCTCATCAAGATCACGTCGAACATCTTCACCGCCCCGGAGATCGCGACGGTCGGGTACGGCGTGAAGGACGTGGAGGACGGCCTCGCCGACGGCATGGTCTACAAGCTCCCGCTCGCCGCGAACCCGCGGGCGAAGATGATGGGTATCAAGGACGGCTTCGTCAAGCTCATCGCCCGTAAGGGCTCCGGCACCGTCATCGGCGGCGTCATCGTGGCGCCCAAGGCCTCGGAGCTCATCTACCCGATCGCGATCGCGGTGGAGCGTCGCCTCACCGTCGATCAGGTCTCCCGTGTGTTCGCGGCATACCCCTCGCTGTCGAGCAGCATCACCGACGCGAGCCGCGCGATGCACCTCGTCAACATCTCCTGA
- a CDS encoding purine-nucleoside phosphorylase, giving the protein MPETHSNPLDDPAANPFEVAAEAAADIARLTGVEKHDIALTLGSGWGKAADLIGETVASVPATEVTGFSKPALEGHVGTLRSIRTPGGKNVLVIGARTHYYENHGVRRVVHSVRTAAATGASIMVLTNGAGGIRETWKPGQPVLISDHINLTADSPLEGATFIDLTDLYATRLRDIARTVDPTLDEGVYTQFRGPHYETPAEVQMAKHIGGHIVGMSTALEAIAAREAGMEVLGFSLITNLAAGIQQTPLSHAEVIEAGREAEPVISALLARVVEAL; this is encoded by the coding sequence ATGCCTGAAACCCACAGCAACCCCCTCGACGACCCCGCCGCGAACCCGTTCGAGGTCGCAGCCGAAGCCGCCGCCGACATCGCGCGGCTGACCGGCGTCGAGAAGCACGACATCGCCCTCACGCTCGGCAGCGGCTGGGGCAAGGCCGCCGACCTCATCGGCGAGACCGTCGCGAGTGTCCCCGCGACCGAGGTGACCGGGTTCTCGAAGCCCGCACTGGAGGGCCACGTCGGCACGCTGCGCAGCATCCGGACCCCCGGCGGGAAGAACGTCCTCGTCATCGGCGCCCGCACGCACTACTACGAGAACCACGGCGTGCGCCGGGTCGTGCACAGCGTCCGCACGGCCGCGGCGACCGGCGCCTCGATCATGGTCCTCACCAACGGAGCCGGCGGCATCCGGGAGACGTGGAAGCCCGGGCAGCCCGTGCTGATCAGCGACCACATCAACCTCACCGCGGACTCCCCGCTCGAAGGCGCGACCTTCATCGACCTCACCGACCTGTACGCGACGCGCCTGCGCGACATCGCCCGGACGGTCGACCCCACCCTCGACGAAGGCGTCTACACCCAATTCCGCGGGCCGCACTACGAGACCCCGGCCGAGGTGCAGATGGCGAAGCACATCGGTGGCCACATCGTCGGCATGTCCACGGCGCTCGAGGCGATCGCCGCGCGCGAGGCCGGCATGGAGGTGCTCGGTTTCTCGCTCATCACGAACCTGGCCGCGGGCATCCAGCAGACGCCGCTCAGTCATGCCGAGGTCATCGAGGCCGGACGCGAAGCGGAGCCCGTGATCTCCGCCCTCCTGGCGAGGGTGGTCGAGGCCCTGTGA
- a CDS encoding phospho-sugar mutase, whose translation MSEERLAQARAWLRQDPDPQTRDELAGIVTRAASGDEAAAAELDDRFGSRLAFGTAGLRGALGAGSNRMNRVLVSHAAAGFAAYLRERGGNAAPTVVIGYDGRRNSRVFAQDSAELFAGAGLRAILLPRLLPTPVLAFAVRHLGADAGVMVTASHNPPDDNGYKVYLGGADAGSQIVAPADAEIAAHIQRVADTGDVRALPRSSDYETAGDDLVQAYVAATAAVAPAPAAARRLRWVYTAMHGVGWETFARILDAAGYPRPVVVDEQLHPDATFRTVSFPNPEEPGAMDLAFATARRAKADFILANDPDADRLAVAIPDDTAAEGWRRLTGNEVGLLLGARAARAAAGTPGASLACSLVSSPGLGAIAAHHGLDFHETLTGFKWISRAPGLVFGFEEALGYLVNPDTVRDKDGVSAAVAVLGLAAEAQERGATLADLVREVGDTYGHFASAQVSVRVADLSLIGTVMLSLRSLPPTQIGGRSIASAEDLLQSAQGQPSGDVLRYRLSDGSRVIVRPSGTEPKLKVYIDATADSTEGAAAAVTELEAGVRVLLDERS comes from the coding sequence GTGAGCGAGGAGCGGCTCGCCCAGGCCCGCGCCTGGCTGCGGCAGGATCCGGACCCGCAGACCCGCGACGAGCTTGCGGGCATCGTCACGCGCGCCGCGTCCGGCGACGAGGCGGCCGCGGCGGAGCTCGACGACCGCTTCGGCAGCCGGCTCGCGTTCGGGACGGCCGGACTCCGGGGCGCGCTGGGCGCGGGGAGCAACCGCATGAACCGGGTGCTCGTCTCCCACGCCGCGGCCGGCTTCGCCGCCTACCTGCGCGAGCGCGGCGGAAACGCGGCACCCACGGTGGTCATCGGCTACGACGGCCGCCGCAACTCCCGCGTGTTCGCTCAGGACTCCGCCGAGCTGTTCGCCGGCGCGGGACTGCGCGCGATCCTGCTCCCCCGCCTGCTGCCGACGCCCGTGCTGGCCTTCGCCGTGCGGCACCTCGGCGCGGACGCGGGCGTCATGGTGACCGCGAGCCACAACCCGCCGGACGACAACGGCTACAAGGTGTACCTCGGCGGTGCCGACGCGGGCTCGCAGATCGTCGCTCCGGCGGACGCCGAGATCGCGGCCCACATCCAGCGCGTCGCGGACACCGGGGACGTGCGGGCACTGCCGCGCTCCTCCGACTACGAGACCGCCGGCGACGACCTCGTCCAGGCCTACGTCGCCGCCACCGCAGCGGTCGCCCCCGCCCCTGCCGCGGCCCGCCGCCTGCGCTGGGTGTACACCGCGATGCACGGTGTCGGCTGGGAGACGTTCGCCCGCATCCTCGACGCCGCCGGCTACCCCCGGCCGGTCGTCGTCGACGAGCAGCTCCACCCCGACGCGACATTCCGCACGGTGTCCTTCCCCAACCCGGAGGAGCCAGGGGCCATGGACCTCGCGTTCGCGACGGCCAGGAGGGCGAAGGCGGACTTCATCCTCGCGAACGACCCGGACGCCGACCGCCTCGCCGTCGCGATCCCTGACGACACCGCCGCGGAGGGCTGGCGACGGCTGACCGGCAATGAGGTCGGCCTGCTGCTCGGCGCCCGCGCCGCGCGGGCCGCAGCCGGCACCCCCGGGGCCTCCCTCGCCTGCTCGCTGGTCTCCTCCCCCGGGCTCGGCGCCATCGCCGCGCACCACGGTCTGGACTTCCACGAGACGCTCACGGGCTTCAAGTGGATCTCGCGGGCGCCGGGGCTCGTCTTCGGCTTCGAGGAGGCTCTGGGCTACCTCGTCAACCCCGACACCGTTCGCGACAAGGACGGCGTCTCGGCCGCGGTCGCCGTGCTCGGACTGGCCGCAGAGGCGCAGGAGCGCGGGGCCACCCTCGCCGACCTCGTCCGCGAGGTCGGCGACACGTACGGGCACTTCGCGAGCGCCCAGGTGTCGGTGCGCGTGGCCGACCTGTCGCTCATCGGCACGGTGATGCTGTCGCTGCGCTCCCTCCCGCCGACGCAGATCGGGGGGCGCTCGATCGCGTCGGCCGAGGATCTGCTGCAGAGCGCCCAGGGACAGCCTTCCGGGGATGTGTTGCGGTACCGGCTCTCGGATGGCTCCCGGGTGATCGTGCGTCCGAGCGGCACGGAGCCGAAACTCAAGGTCTACATCGACGCCACGGCCGATTCCACCGAGGGGGCCGCAGCCGCGGTCACCGAGCTCGAGGCCGGCGTCCGCGTCCTGCTGGACGAACGCTCCTGA
- a CDS encoding HPr family phosphocarrier protein — MPVRHVVVSAHNGVHARPVAELVRLAQAHELPVTLRTSDGTTVDLRSVLAVMDLALAPGDAVILETAPSPTSERVLTQLALVLAPDA; from the coding sequence ATGCCCGTTCGCCACGTCGTCGTCAGTGCCCACAACGGCGTGCACGCGCGGCCGGTCGCGGAGCTCGTGCGCCTCGCGCAGGCACACGAGCTCCCGGTCACGCTGCGCACCTCAGACGGCACGACGGTGGATCTGCGCAGCGTGCTCGCGGTGATGGATCTCGCGCTCGCCCCCGGAGATGCCGTGATCCTGGAGACCGCCCCCTCCCCGACCTCCGAACGCGTCCTCACGCAGCTCGCCCTGGTACTCGCGCCGGACGCCTGA